A region of Chiroxiphia lanceolata isolate bChiLan1 chromosome 23, bChiLan1.pri, whole genome shotgun sequence DNA encodes the following proteins:
- the MFRP gene encoding membrane frizzled-related protein yields the protein MRDFTEITLCPEALDHSKTEFCNPVFEGEEPRAAPSTEHPPDKDGTGPASPRDGLGQQLWGQVGWRYRADCKFTWLCVALMSTILLFLIALLLGIVIHQLTSPHPPGAPATALPARGTATTTTAATRRDPPAPRTAATPTQSWVPTARTAAPACGGTLRGPEGSFSSPNYPGPYPPDALCVWRIEVGPGLAIQLKMETFSVEGTASCLFDRVELYEEQGVDPAPARGGPTRFCGNVAPPTFNSNSNRLRVTFVSDSSVGALGFSARYRAVAPSEKSCAWDEHLCDQGLCLHLGFVCDGFHDCTDKSDEANCSLKHKECGGPLTALEGHLSTPNHPQPYPHQQLCLWQISVPVGHVIDLHFHNFSLESHEDCSFDFVEVHDSAGTGAASLMGRFCGHQLPPPLTSSRHVMTVLFVADEGVADNGFFATYQARNATEKTCSPAEFSCRNGECRALESVCDGWHDCPDGTDELNCTGVSYPAFGSVCEPVHVEMCLGLGYNATSFPNIWLAIPDQEGAAEVLQDYQTLMELPCFQHLRLLICSLFVPKCTPDGGVLQPCRAVCLAAELRCKQSLGLLGILWPINCNILPDSNDPVECFQP from the exons ATGAGAGACTTCACCGAAATCACGCTCTGCCCCGAGGCTCTGGACCACAGCAAG ACCGAGTTCTGCAACCCCGTCTTTGAGGGCGAGGAGCCCCGGGCAGCCCCGAGCACGGAGCACCCGCCAGACAAGGATGGGACCGGCCCTGCATCACCCCGGGACGGCCTCG gccagcagctctggggacaggTAGGCTGGAGGTACCGCGCCGACTGCAAGTTCACCTGGCTCTGCGTGGCTCTGATGAGCACCATCCTGCTCTTCCTCATCGCCCTCCTGCTGGGCATCGTCATCCACC AGCTGACGTCCCCACACCCACCCGGCgccccagccacagccctgcccgcCCGTGGCAcggccaccaccaccacagcagccaCCCGAAGGGACCCCCCGGCCCCCAGAACAGCTGCCACCCCAACGCAGAGCTGGGTGCCCACAGCCCGCACGGCAGCACCGG CCTGCGGGGGGACCCTGCGGGGCCCCGAGGGCTCCTTCAGCTCCCCCAACTACCCCGGGCCCTACCCCCCCGACGCCCTCTGCGTCTGGCGCATCGAGGTGGGCCCCGGCCTCGCCATCCAGCTGAAGATGGAGACGTTCAGCGTGGAGGGCACGGCCTCCTGCCTTTTTGACCGTGTGGAGCTCTACGAGGAGCAGGGCGTGGATCCTGCCCCGGCTCGGGGTGGCCCCACCAG GTTCTGTGGCAACGTGGCCCCCCCGACCTTCAACTCCAACTCCAACCGGCTGCGCGTCACCTTCGTCTCCGACAGCAGCGTGGGCGCCCTGGGCTTCAGCGCCCGCTACCGCGCCGTGGCCCCCAGTGAGA AGAGCTGCGCCTGGGACGAGCACCTGTGTGACCAGGGGCTCTGCCTCCACCTGGGCTTCGTCTGTGACGGGTTCCACGACTGCACGGACAAGAGTGATGAGGCCAACTGCAGCCTGAAGCACAAAG aGTGTGGGGGGCCACTGACCGCCTTGGAGGGGCACCTCTCCACCCCGAACCATCCCCAGCCATACCCACACCAGCAG CTGTGCCTCTGGCAGATCTCAGTGCCCGTGGGCCACGTCATCGACCTGCACTTCCACAACTTCAGCCTGGAGTCGCACGAGGACTGCAGCTTCGACTTCGTGGAGGTGCACGACAGCGCGGGCACAGGGGCCGCCAGCCTCATGGGCAG GTTCTGTGGCCACCAGCTGCCACCCCCCCTGACCTCCTCACGACATGTCATGACCGTCCTGTTCGTGGCAGATGAGGGAGTAGCAGACAACGGGTTCTTTGCCACCTACCAAGCCCGCAATGCCACAGAGA AGACGTGCAGCCCCGCAGAGTTCTCCTGCAGGAACGGTGAGTGCCGGGCGCTGGAGTCGGTGTGTGACGGTTGGCACGACTGTCCCGACGGCACCGACGAGCTCAACTGCACCGGGGTGTCCTACCCAGCCTTCG GGTCTGTCTGCGAGCCCGTGCACGTGGAGAtgtgcctggggctgggctaCAACGCCACCTCCTTCCCCAACATCTGGCTGGCCATCCCGGACCAGGAGGGAGCCGCCGAGGTGCTGCAGGACTATCAG ACGCTGATGGAGCTCCCGTGCTTCCAGCACCTCCGCCTGCTCATCTGCAGCCTCTTCGTGCCCAAGTGCACCCCGGACGGGGgggtcctgcagccctgccGGGCCGTGTGCCTGGCGGCAGAGCTGCGCTGCAAGCAGTCCCTCGGCCTCCTGGGCATCCTCTGGCCCATCAACTGCAACATCCTGCCCGACTCCAACGACCCCGTGGAGTGCTTCCAGCCCTGA